The Vanessa cardui chromosome 2, ilVanCard2.1, whole genome shotgun sequence genome contains the following window.
TATGGACTGTTTCATATCTGGGACTCGATATGGATCTGGCACTTTTGCTCCCGGAATGCCCACGGGGTTGGGTTTCTTGAAATGTTCTAGAACTTCCAGGATATATTCACTCATTTTCTCTTCCCCCTTAGCAAGTTGCGATTCCGTTGTTGTAGTGTATTCTGGAAATAGTTTTTGCTTTCATTAAATACACGTTATTATTGTATACTCTTATGTTATTGgcatagtaaataattttaagcgtGATACGGATAAATCAAATTACAAGGGAATTACTAAAAGCATGATTATTGCTCAAATCTATGTTAATAAGTAATGGTTACTTCACTGATATAAGTGAGAAGAATCATATTATTAAccctaatattaattattaatgtttgttttattaataaatgaatgtacAAACTGTAATAGTATTCATCGTCTTTgtaccaattttataaaaatgttcataGAATTAACTCTttgtttttttgtcatttattatgCGTCACATATTCTTGATACTGACAAATTTATTTAGCCTAAATGCACATAGATCTATTTATAAGTTTTGAAAATCCTTCCACAGTGCATAACATTTTCACTaacgaatatataatatattataaattggaaTACACTTAAACTTGCACTATAGTCTTGGTAATCACATCTTTTAAGATTACGCTTGCAAATTCCTCATTCACTTAACCTTAATAAAATCAATCCAACTGATATCTTGAGCACATGAACGTAAGTTATCCGAATATAAATACCTTCGCCATGACAGAACACAAACAAGGAGCAAAGCAATAGAACCGGGATCATAGTGATCGTTTTCTGGAGACACGGTCACAATAACTCAAATGATAGTCGACTGAATGAACATCCCGAATGGTTCACAGGTCACTTATTATCTCTAACGCGTAACATGGCCGCGTGCTTGGGTgtgcatatttttaatattgttattgtctTTCTAATACGATTGTAtattaatgacattttattgtgtattaattatgttattcaaGCATTACcctgttttattgtttttttttttcttttttttttaggttttcgATTTATGAATGTTGTTTTTGAACTTTAATTCGTACCCTAATTAAGAAAGTAATTAACGGTTATGATTCTATAATAAGCATGTTTAATGAGTAATTACATGATCATAAACATTGGTTAATTTAGCCTAATCCTATTCATTCAAACAAGGAGTGTGTATGAAATAACTAAGACAGAAtatctttatctttttttattttgaatatgccATTTATGTCCTATAAGCTGAATAAGATGTTGTGTACTTGGTAGAGTGTCTAATAAATTATTGcacatacattttgtatatgtaattaCGTTTCTTCTATTGTATTACATAACTTGCTAAACAttagaaaaaaatcaataatatattttttttaataatagatatttattttgtattaagcaTGCGTTACTATAtccttgataaatattttaatgtgacAGGTATCCTGCACAAGTTAATCTTTCCACCCATATCAAAGCAGATTAGGCTGTCattttgaaattgttataaCCATCCAGTTAAGACCAATAACACACTTTCAAGGAAGATAAACGTCATTCAATCCGTAATCCGGGCCAATGAAGCATGAATGTTATAAGTATTAAGCCCTATTATCAAGTAAATAGTATCAACCAACAAACTAAGGTGTACATAGTAAGCTAACTCATCGGACATATGTAaaccattaatattttatttactacattttccagtaaataaatacacaataaaaaaggTAAGGTAGGTAAGTtgaacacaaatatataaattcgttttttgttttaagcattttctgattttataaaaaaaggtaacaACAATAGCATCAAATTTTTGTTCATattcaacataaatatatttttgtacttgaatattatttaaattaattacaagtatTAGTAGAAtcaatttctaattaaaaatatttaattaacattttgacattaatataaacttatattacaATTGTAAATTACTAAATCACGCAAGATTATCCACTGCAATGTAAGTGTACATTCCACTAggtcttaattttttaaagacGTATAGAcgtattagtttaaatataaaaactttttcaatttttcaaaagttaaaaaaatcttcatcgccgaaaaatatttcatcagtGGAATTAAGACTTCTAAGCTCAGTAAGCTGGAAGTCTTTTCTCTGCAATTGATCTATTTTaggtaattcatttattatcacTTCTTCAAgatttaaattatctattttcTGCTGTATTAGCCATCTAACAGGGTTCTCCATTGCTTCTATTATCTGATATCTCAGAAGAGTTGGTAGTACGTTAGTTGATAGTTCTATTATGTAATCCAGTGTACCTGTTCCATCAGATCCGATTTGTATATTACCAACATCAAGTTGTAAATCTCTAAattcaatagtttttattttatttaatgctaGAGCAAGTACAAATCTTGCTTGAATATATTCAACGGAGAAGGAAACAGTACCCGTTTTAATCAGGTACCCATTATACCCTGACACTTCCCAACGCGTCGAACCTCCTAAATCTTTAGCGCCAATATTAAAATCAGACACTACGGTATTATTTTCTAATCTAAGGGTTAAATTTCCAGTTCGATGGAAAGTAGATAAGCCCTTTACCAAGGTATTATTGAGAGCTACTTGAAATATTCCAATTTGTGAACAGTAGTCTTCAATTTGTAATGGATCCATTTTCAtatctttgattttatttctaacGTCAACCAATATCATATCCACTGGAGATATAGTATTCGGAAACTTAATATTCCCGACGATTTCATCCAATTTCTTGTTGATATCTTCCCTCATGTTTGTGTGTGCATCTTGAACTAGATAAGTTCTGATAGAATCATACACTAAGCTTCCCATTGAATTAAAAACTCCTTGCAACATTGTGgccaggaaacctgcattttcGAATTTTACGGTAATGTTTTTGAATGTTATATTCACGGATATGTTCTGTGCTCTAAGTTTTCCATCTTGTTCTACGCCTAACGTAGCtaagactttgttttttatGCCAATAATATCAGCGGTAAAATCCCCTGGGTAAGAGTTGAGCCACACATTCAATGAATACTTCCCTCGAACTTGCAGTTTATCAATTTCAAAAGCGGAGTGACACTGAAATTGTATGTTAAAaatgatgttttaatatattcataaaataaatcttacatagtaaaaaaacaattagtgAATATATGATAAGTAACGAACCTCCATTTTTCCGATGTCTGCATTAATGTAAAGTACGCGAAACTTATTAACACCGTAAACTGTTGTGTCTGTGAATTCTAAATTAGTTCCAAAACCTAGAATTTGTCTTGAATCCGGAACAGGATATGGATCTGGGATGTTGGTGCTTGGTAATCCTTCAGGGTTAGGTTGCTTGTAGTATTCTATAACTTTAAGGATATAGTCGCTTAATTTTTCCTCAACTTGTTTAGTTTCATTGTTTTTCATTACTTCAAATGAGAATTCATCACCCGCAGTTTCTAAAGTTTCATTGGTTTCCgtagttttaaaagaaaattcatCATTTACATTTTCTTTACTTTCATTGATTTCTGTTGTTCCATAAGAAGGTTCATCGCCTGTAGCTTCTGTAGTAGCAATGCTTTTCGTTGTTTCGAAGAAAAATTCTTCCCCTGCTTCTGTAGTTTCATAAATTTTCGTTGTTTCGTAGGAAACTTCAGCGCCTGAAGCTTCTGTAGTTTTATTGCTTTTCGTTGTTTGGAAGAAAAAATCATCGCCTGCTTTTGTTGTTTCATTGCTTTTTGTCGTTTCAAAGAATAAATCATTGCCTACAGTTACTTTAGTTTCATTGCTTTGCCTTGTTTCCAGTAAAAATTCATCGTATATTGCTTCTTTAATTTCATAACTTTTCGTTGTTTTGACGGAAAATTCATCGCCTGCAATTATTAAATAGCAATATAGAAGATATGAATAATacgctagtttaaaataaggcgcattaaaaataatataaaaacataaaatcttaTCATTTGTTTCACATACAAtacaatgatttttatataattattttacttttataaaacactATCATTGAGTATAAAGTTTGGGCAATCAGCccaaaacaaatataactataatttttaaatgatttaggGGAACACAggcaaaaatatacaaacataataaatatgtacaaacaAATGTCAAAATACACACCTTGAGTGTTGACGTGTGTCACTTTtaaaccaaataacagtaacgAAAAAACTGTCGACCACATTGTCGATTAAAAATCAAGTGAATAAATATCGTCACAAAATGACGAAATTTGAAGATCGTAGGTCGCCTTATCTGTTACATGGTATGGgaagtgtattttttacaaatagtaTACGTAAAATATGATAGATAATCGACGTCAGCTGCGACGAAGTAATTATATtggtttagaaatatttaaaaataataaaaacaatactctgtaatatattttttaattagttttaaatagtGATAACTCTTTTTGCATTAAGACCCAAATTATAGTCATAAGATACATGCATCTTGTAATAATAATCTGGGTTCACGACAgtgaataataatacttaattgcGCCTGTAATAAGAATGGATGATCCCATCTGTATTGTATTAATGTTTATTCTGGTCTTcagaattttatgaatatttaatccACTTACATTAGGAggcatttaaagtaaataatattcatgttaTTACATTAGTTGCAACTTAGAATTTACTAAACATGTTAGGTTAGCAAACATCGTAATCCCGCATAGACAATCATCCTGACAGCCTATAAGACATCGATGTCATTTGAgtagtacatatgtatatgactGCCTGCCACGTTGATATAACGGCTAGATATAAAGCTGCAGATTTCGAGGTCCTAGCCAGCTAGCTAGAGACTTCAAGTTAGAAGTGTATGTATGATGTACACTCTCGTACCTCTGACAACACGTTTAGCCGTTTGTATCAGATTTGTTGTTCTATTGGAATATAAGAGAGAAGAGAAATTAGGATGCACCAGTGTATGCAACATATTTGTGCTCAATATGTGCCGTGTTAGTCGGTCTCCCTTGGGAGTGAATAACCCTCAGGACGAcataattatcatcatcaaTTTAAGGACAAGTGATAACTACgagcacaggggacataacatcttagttcccaaggtataggttaggtataggttggcgtattggcgatgaaagaaatGCTTAAtggtttcttacagcgccattgtctatgggcggtggtgaccacttaccaacaggtggcccacatgctcgtccgccaaccaatagcataaaaaaggcAGTCTTTGAAATTTTCTTGCAAGTATAAGAATCTATTTATATCCATTTAAGTAGAGTGTTTTAGTTAAATGTGAAGATTTTTCtcctaataattttataaattgttctgTTTAGTTGCGGGTTGctagtattgaattaaatgtgaaTCTTTATATTGGAAAATCgagaatatattgatataacttAATTAGTTACGTTCTTTAAATGTAAGCAATCAGAACGACTTTACAATTCTAGGACATTCTTAGGTATATAatacgattaatttaattgtaataatattgaacgattttacaatattacgttttaaattATCGATTCGTATtgcagaatattataaaaatacctcTATAATTGTAAACTCGCTACGatagatttttatgttatttttatattaattgtagttAGTAAGCTATATTTAGCTTTAAGAATTTTTGGTCtgtggaaaatattttatttagaaacttAACTTATATCTCTACATCTACactaatctataaatataataaaattggagtgtctgttctGCAGTTATGTAAATGAATCTACATACACGGTTCACGGTTccaaaacaagatttttttccaatttttatctatctatctatctgtttgttttgGTTAAAGGATAAAGTTGATCTAATAAGGAGGACACAAAatctttttttcataaaattcacatttaaaatGTGTATGAAGTCGCGAACACAGCTATTGTTTAATATGGAGGAAGTagtacaatatacataaatctgTGTATATATCACGCCATAGATCATCAATACTTGAAATACAACGGTTTTAAACTATAcccatattttatttacaaaaataagc
Protein-coding sequences here:
- the LOC124538627 gene encoding uncharacterized protein LOC124538627, translating into MWSTVFSLLLFGLKVTHVNTQGDEFSVKTTKSYEIKEAIYDEFLLETRQSNETKVTVGNDLFFETTKSNETTKAGDDFFFQTTKSNKTTEASGAEVSYETTKIYETTEAGEEFFFETTKSIATTEATGDEPSYGTTEINESKENVNDEFSFKTTETNETLETAGDEFSFEVMKNNETKQVEEKLSDYILKVIEYYKQPNPEGLPSTNIPDPYPVPDSRQILGFGTNLEFTDTTVYGVNKFRVLYINADIGKMECHSAFEIDKLQVRGKYSLNVWLNSYPGDFTADIIGIKNKVLATLGVEQDGKLRAQNISVNITFKNITVKFENAGFLATMLQGVFNSMGSLVYDSIRTYLVQDAHTNMREDINKKLDEIVGNIKFPNTISPVDMILVDVRNKIKDMKMDPLQIEDYCSQIGIFQVALNNTLVKGLSTFHRTGNLTLRLENNTVVSDFNIGAKDLGGSTRWEVSGYNGYLIKTGTVSFSVEYIQARFVLALALNKIKTIEFRDLQLDVGNIQIGSDGTGTLDYIIELSTNVLPTLLRYQIIEAMENPVRWLIQQKIDNLNLEEVIINELPKIDQLQRKDFQLTELRSLNSTDEIFFGDEDFFNF